The following coding sequences are from one Fibrobacter sp. UWH6 window:
- a CDS encoding TAXI family TRAP transporter solute-binding subunit yields the protein MKPSTFLSKVLATAVLATASAFLFNACDSANANVRFGSGNKGGLYDTFATTFAEKINGADKTFKIQPKNTAGSHANIRLMEEGFIDLGIVQADILKDHLMRSRKVSAISAVAGLYTESIQIVVSADSEIRTVADLQNRHVSVGEEESGVLRNAEIILEAYGITFEKIQKENLNFKDAAAALREGRIDAFFCTAGIPTPSISELSANKNIRIISLDSADMTRIMNLHPELTVSEIPANTYAGQDSAVQTLGAKAVLVASQLLDSATVAKITEEIFTVGAQQTVGIPVGFHPGAAAVYKTKNMNVEIAAPLPGRGPIPSTGD from the coding sequence ATGAAACCATCGACTTTCTTATCCAAGGTTTTGGCCACTGCCGTTTTAGCAACAGCCTCAGCATTTCTCTTTAACGCCTGCGATTCCGCAAACGCAAATGTTCGTTTTGGTTCAGGCAACAAAGGCGGTCTCTACGACACCTTCGCCACCACCTTCGCCGAAAAAATCAACGGTGCCGACAAGACTTTCAAAATCCAGCCCAAGAACACTGCTGGTTCCCACGCCAACATCCGCCTCATGGAAGAAGGTTTTATTGACCTGGGAATTGTCCAGGCAGACATCCTCAAGGATCACCTGATGAGAAGCCGCAAGGTTTCTGCAATTTCTGCGGTGGCGGGTCTTTACACCGAATCCATCCAGATTGTGGTTTCGGCCGATTCCGAAATCAGGACCGTAGCCGATTTGCAAAACCGTCACGTCTCCGTTGGCGAAGAGGAATCCGGTGTGTTGCGCAATGCAGAAATCATCCTGGAAGCCTACGGCATTACCTTTGAAAAAATCCAGAAGGAAAATCTCAATTTCAAGGACGCCGCAGCAGCACTTCGCGAAGGTCGCATTGACGCCTTCTTCTGCACCGCTGGCATTCCCACGCCCTCTATCAGCGAGCTTTCTGCAAACAAGAACATCCGCATTATTTCTCTGGATTCAGCAGACATGACCCGCATCATGAACCTGCACCCAGAACTCACCGTAAGCGAGATTCCCGCCAACACTTACGCGGGCCAGGATTCTGCGGTGCAGACTCTCGGAGCCAAGGCCGTTCTCGTGGCAAGTCAGCTTTTGGACAGCGCAACCGTCGCAAAAATCACCGAAGAAATTTTCACCGTAGGCGCTCAGCAGACTGTAGGCATTCCTGTGGGATTTCACCCCGGTGCAGCGGCCGTTTACAAGACCAAGAACATGAACGTGGAAATTGCCGCACCTCTGCCCGGCCGCGGCCCCATTCCTTCTACTGGCGACTAA
- the gltS gene encoding sodium/glutamate symporter, producing the protein MYKLSLDMYQTLALAVVVLVFGANLKKQIKLLEKFCIPSPVVGGIVFAFISCILYKLNILEFSFDETLKSICMMVFFTSVGFNANLKILKSGGINLVLLLVCVCVLIVFQNSLAVALANLLNVSPLVGLSAGSISMVGGHGTAGAFGPVLEDFGMEGSTTLCTAAATFGLVAGSLMGGPIGRKLIIKHDLLKTVKSQNQAELKEEQSKYRRSAQRYSTAAFQLAIAMGLGTLVSTLLSKTGMTFPSYIGAMIIAAIMRNICEYSSKYEVHMGEIRDVGGICLSLFLGIAMITLKLWQLASLALPLVILLCAQTLLMFLFAYYVVFNVMGRDYDAAVLSAGVCGFGMGATPNAMANMQALTHRYAPAVKPYLLVPIIGSMFADFINSLCITFFINQF; encoded by the coding sequence ATGTACAAACTTTCTTTAGACATGTATCAGACATTGGCCCTTGCCGTAGTAGTTCTTGTATTCGGCGCCAACCTGAAAAAGCAAATCAAGTTGCTGGAGAAATTCTGCATTCCCTCACCCGTTGTGGGCGGTATCGTATTCGCCTTCATTTCCTGCATTCTATACAAATTAAACATCTTGGAATTTTCCTTTGACGAGACTCTTAAATCCATCTGTATGATGGTGTTCTTTACCTCGGTAGGATTTAACGCAAACCTTAAAATCTTAAAAAGTGGAGGCATCAACTTGGTATTGCTTCTGGTTTGCGTCTGCGTCTTGATCGTATTCCAGAATTCCCTGGCAGTCGCCTTGGCCAACCTCTTGAACGTCAGCCCGTTGGTAGGACTTTCTGCTGGATCCATTTCCATGGTTGGCGGCCACGGAACAGCGGGCGCATTCGGCCCCGTTCTCGAGGACTTCGGCATGGAAGGGTCAACAACCCTCTGTACCGCAGCAGCCACATTTGGCCTTGTGGCAGGTTCCCTGATGGGCGGCCCCATTGGTAGAAAGTTGATTATCAAGCACGACTTGCTCAAAACAGTCAAATCTCAAAACCAGGCGGAACTGAAAGAGGAACAGAGCAAGTATCGCCGTTCCGCACAGCGCTATTCTACCGCCGCATTCCAGTTGGCAATCGCCATGGGCCTCGGAACATTGGTTTCCACGCTCCTTTCAAAGACCGGCATGACGTTCCCCTCTTACATTGGCGCCATGATCATCGCCGCCATCATGAGAAACATCTGCGAGTACAGCAGCAAGTACGAAGTCCATATGGGTGAAATCCGCGACGTTGGTGGCATTTGCCTTTCCCTGTTCCTGGGAATCGCCATGATTACCCTGAAGCTTTGGCAGTTGGCCTCCCTGGCATTGCCCCTGGTGATTTTGCTCTGCGCCCAGACACTGCTCATGTTCCTGTTCGCCTATTACGTGGTGTTCAACGTCATGGGTCGCGATTACGATGCCGCAGTGCTTTCGGCAGGTGTGTGCGGTTTCGGCATGGGAGCCACCCCCAACGCCATGGCCAATATGCAGGCACTGACACACCGTTACGCCCCCGCCGTGAAGCCCTACCTGCTTGTGCCCATTATCGGCAGCATGTTCGCCGACTTCATCAACAGCCTCTGCATCACCTTCTTCATCAACCAGTTCTAG